The following proteins are co-located in the Leptidea sinapis chromosome 30, ilLepSina1.1, whole genome shotgun sequence genome:
- the LOC126973839 gene encoding protein lava lamp-like, whose amino-acid sequence MAEKPNIESHSEKDQSDVDFNVADSASEVASVTGISIKNVRLSTTAERQIKFEKAQKCLENAALVSKRIKEHRKAAAELLGKPFDDDEADNQSELASAVSEKTNYSVATDSSATLSVQDALNIPGISESLANTLKQKELLMERIKQYKEISKRPMKIKPHVKKELESVELKKSSDSSELSKVMNIVKEKENALSVMQVKLKAMETTILDLQEKINEKDQIIEAKNKATAIISDSMTKKEKESLSVLDDTKQQMVKMQNNFINMESEWEKQKSKLEAEINEKNDKIKNLQEANTILENARFEISIAHSKLVEELELKIEKIKQLEEKLSSISEMQSFGHVEEHYKEEKGSKEIADMEELTKKLDLLEQLNYEMRTSNKELQNQISILSNDNKSTAASTVSSPSKKGSPLPSRKGARNTASKLKSPWSRLSTESLNQETEKKTVKTDNTKAEMLLQALNKDIIEKEYIISEKDILITELKGLIESKEVIINDLKLVNSQKQETINKIDVGVCTELIELKESIPVSHYEIDSTDVNELHEKLKSAHNQIISLNEEIDTANRNMIKVKSNSKLQLKQMQKTIENFSKISDANAEIVRLNEEIHHLTQKVAELEEEKGNLQLHLVDYDSGRLTDTEIYTKMVEMENLAEARLKSISLLEAQKFELVQDLHQLQQKNAEMEDKLADITQLQNEQVCSEMKSVQLEEEIDQLSASKSELEFVVQNLKLDVERHVETIKTLQNEKEELVLKLENFIQENIDLTDKLEKLSTEKVSSAESIEIVESLTTQERLELEEYNKNSKSEKEEREGVCVQSISLDTKTHTQKQSVDEVVQESAELRQKIDLFTQEREEVMEKMNSLCSENDALNNCIEELRNKCLTLQTNIDTLIEEKEKALSLNNELKVHIEELKRERNDIIKEPIEVPKQLLTDDVVDGSQSDVQHDDRSSTEKGAKGLKSMKQMTKEILKLKNIIKEREDEIADCQMKILSLEEQQQKQNELVQTNLLNENKIKHLLEENSNLKKQNEAIVSSYKKEDQVEYQEINEKLKMELQQIQQEYSAALSTHDSKIQDLEQLLKEYEKQIFNYNNTLQQKDKEITDYINQITKLNDLSHKLKSTMELLEQEKANDHNGEVVKSLNQQIALYQNALADCEEKIRVFEEEKVQILSLKTKLENRNTILENELAKLTETLNEKLNLIKELQAQTQKYKDEYEKVSKEAKDKDEEIHEIKLQLRKESIENEKLRISLQEKENLVLEINKQYEEAKEKLEVTFKDKGDFLALENKNKELLEKLKKFAANIKKRTVMYSDLEKQYNNLQSQLELKNEKYEEAIIQVEAIPALQEKLKFADQELNRLQTERSLLNNSLHDVEEQLTSLQNKYITLEDEIVSYKESVKALNEVILVANDEKQQLVFNIESLNNKLAQTELEQRNNANILTKISCLESDLVEKQQQISELTKQLQCQEQNFNQLQYSHDAKVQERDMYIENLQIENEKYKNRICRLEESISIMENRRQSLERKADQLDTLLQDKQKAYNEYTTQEDELICRLAVLMDHDRVVEKQLQEIEKDNKDLIIKIQHLNEELQNLGTAYAELQHHSNNLEMKVAKLDDLEAEALSYRASSENQETCLKKLSIEHQNLLSLKKKEIDDLESEFNTQIEETVKEKKVLGEKYEKLCDHVSKLELENQGYRSAIEDLQLQIQEVSLENKNLIQNSTLTREALPDYTEQYISEINRLNALVNQKSLEINNYQNKLEDLLSNNDSLKANLEGKINELSSKLNESLQRLEEMTKEYESTSVKNIELNNLLTQKEDQIKQLIEKKKVMFEMNIPKTEGMMITSTIEELGDEQKMQDIEYLQSQIVFETDKPDKQLEPVLIRETRNVENQPLLTSTLGSETLIEPLIVPKKSYLCYKGDVSENKEIDPFNSEEGWGLDEQEDTKYSDITPGLTRLSQEIEQLKEVNVNLKKELELANSKLMKAIKKIKELKSSNDMLSNELKISKQISHSNILDMAIESELSTNLQQLEKKVHELNDTLNREKKEKEALSKQNEVLKNGHDRLIEMKEKLDSELQLWKYKFKEANDKISDINISSFNKTSDEATILQTTIKTDSQLQGDFEKLEKENDELQLALDSLNSKNKELSDHVVKLEIQLNKVNADKFSIEEYNSLRQQFEELQNNNSYLSNEFSKLTDQYNMLQSQHKDLCEYCENIKADCMLQNDQNESLRQEIEVLRNEKESNSDLVKSLQSEIERLQIEIINQSENSNSQLNVFSEKLRLYEVENQEHIQNENKLTEKNKELEIKLEQLNFDNSSSQVNIMTEKIKQYEFEVQEHIKNELKLTEKIKELEIKVKQLNSENDQLLSNVTELQSSISSAMDQRGFEIAELWKQHLAQRESEFLKIEEDLRTQLSASESRYEQLLDNVQSSTQEETNKIVMVEQVTSLQSKLQEKEEQLNSLKEKYADVINQLEMLRSDIEDEKVLNEEKLLTLQEEHEKIIKDLKLENKMLLEQQCDINNNLQVELAAIKTVNDDLNQKIEKLTKDYDIKIVDLSKQIQIKESEIFHKTHDYTVMLADRNAEFENVRKQLLEYEKKVEELSYERESELAVLRLKMHEKTEHYESYVKELLEEKEKLAEAVNAKIIECTTLNKQIEELNKILEEYVNKTAETQMVLESQELEIVTLKDEIASIRELTRSPSSKIEKHVAFAPDTKESANEGREGVLNKELLDGVPRAELDLALYMLHQRDVRCEELTMELTQLLEERDTLQLRLSDSLRSYEDLKLRYSGADISADSSVDTVPELPSFSIEKEHPIVDIHRGQTSRSSSISEPDGSDKPKLQAKLSELRSVKHSRDVTLRQDSEHRQLGMRLLQRDVANLPAEAVDQLTQAHHTLSRDSQSAPTVLLNWLRGKSTPKVVHM is encoded by the exons ATGGCTGAAAAACCAAACATCGAGAGTCATTCTGAAAAGGATCAAAGTGATGTCGATTTTAATGTAGCAGATAGTGCTAGTGAAGTTGCAAGTGTAACAGGAATTAGCATTAAAAATGTTAGG CTTAGCACAACAGCAGAGaggcaaattaaatttgaaaaagcaCAGAAGTGTTTGGAAAATGCTGCCCTTGTTTCTAAAAGAATTAAGGAGCACAGAAAAGCAGCAGCTGAGTTGCTGGGAAAACCATTTG ATGATGATGAAGCAGATAATCAGTCAGAGCTGGCATCAGCCGTGAGTGAGAAGACAAACTATTCTGTTGCAACAGACAGCTCGGCTACACTCTCCGTTCAAGATGCTCTAAACA TTCCAGGCATTAGTGAAAGCTTGGCAAACACCCTGAAGCAGAAAGAGTTGTTAATggaaagaataaaacaatataaagaaataagtaAAAGACCTATGAAAATCAAACCTCATGTAAAAAAGGAATTGGAGAGTGTAGAACTAAAAAAG AGTTCTGATAGCAGTGAATTATCAAAAGTAATGAACATTgtgaaagaaaaagaaaatgcCTTAAGTGTTATGCAGGTAAAGTTGAAAGCAATGGAAACAACTATATTGgatttacaagaaaaaattaacGAAAAGGATCAGATTATAGAAGCAAAAAATAAAGCAACAGCTATTATATCTGATAGTATGACTAAAAAAG aaaaagaaTCTCTGAGTGTTCTTGATGACACAAAGCAGCAGATGGTTAAGAtgcaaaataatttcataaatatggaaaGTGAGTGggaaaaacaaaaatcaaaattagAAGCCGAAATTAATGAGAAAAATGACAAGATTAAAAATCTTCAGGAAGCTAATACTATACTAGAAAATGCTCGATTTGAAATTAGTATAGCACACTCTAAATTAGTTGAAGAGCttgaattgaaaattgaaaaaattaagCAATTAGAAGAAAAACTAAGTAGTATATCTGAAATGCAAAGCTTTGGTCATGTTGAGGAACATTATAAAGAAGAAAAAGGTTCCAAAGAGATTGCTGACATGGAGgagttaacaaaaaaattagatttattagaACAACTAAACTATGAAATGAGGACATCCAATAAAGAATTACAAAATCAGATTTCTATACTAAGCAATGACAATAAATCTACTGCCGCATCTACTGTGTCATCTCCAAGTAAAAAAGGAAGTCCACTTCCTTCTAGAAAAGGTGCAAGGAATACAGCgtcaaaattaaaatcaccATGGAGTAGATTGTCAACTGAATCACTTAATCaagaaacagaaaaaaaaacagtcaaaACTGATAACACTAAAGCTGAAATGCTTTTGCAGGCTTTAAATAAGGATATTATTgaaaaagaatatataatttcTGAAAAGGATATCCTTATAACAGAATTGAAAGGTCTTATTGAAAGTAAAGAAGTGATTATCAATGATCTAAAATTAGTTAATTCACAGAAACAggaaactataaataaaattgatgtaGGAGTTTGCACAGAATTAATAGAATTAAAAGAATCTATACCAGTATCTCACTATGAAATCGATAGCACTGATGTGAATGAACTCCATGAAAAATTAAAGTCAGCCCATAATCAAATAATATCACTCAATGAAGAAATTGATACAGCTAATAGAAATATGATTAAAGTTAAATCTAATTCAAAGTTGCAGCTTAAGCAAATGCAAAAGACAATAGAAAATTTTAGCAAAATTTCTGATGCAAATGCTGAAATAGTCCGCCTGAATGAGGAAATACACCATCTAACTCAAAAGGTGGCAGAATTGGAGGAAGAAAAAGGAAATTTACAGTTACATCTTGTTGATTATGATAGTGGAAGAT TGACTGATACAgaaatttacacaaaaatgGTGGAAATGGAAAATTTAGCAGAAGCTAGATTAAAATCCATAAGCTTGCTGGAAGCACAGAAGTTTGAATTAGTTCAag ATCTACATCAATTGCAACAGAAAAATGCTGAAATGGAAGACAAGTTGGCAGATATCACTCAACTTCAAAATGAACAAGTATGTTCAGAAATGAAATCAGTCCAATTAGAAGAAGAAATTGATCAATTAAGTGCTTCAAAATCTGAATTGGAATTTGTTGTTCAAAACTTAAAGTTGGATGTGGAGCGGCATGTAGAAACTATCAAGACActacaaaatgaaaaagaagAATTAGTACTAAAATTGGAAAATTTTATTCAAGAAAATATTGACCTTACTGACAAACTTGAAAAATTAAGCACTGAAAAAGTTAGTTCAGCTGAGTCAATCGAAATAGTAGAGTCTTTGACTACGCAAGAGAGGTTAGAATTGGAAGAGTACAATAAAAATAGTAAGAGTGAAAAAGAGGAAAGGGAAGGAGTGTGTGTACAATCAATTTCATTGGATACTAAAACACATACACAAAAACAAAGTGTTGATGAAGTAGTCCAAGAGAGTGCAGAACTAAGACAAAAAATTGATCTTTTCACTCAAGAAAGAGAAGAGGTTATGGAAAAAATGAATAGTCTCTGTAGTGAAAATGATGCATTAAATAATTGCATTGAAGAACTTCGGAATAAATGTCTCaccttacaaacaaatatagatactttaattgaagaaaaagagAAGGCTCTTAGTCTCAATAATGAATTAAAGGTCCATATAGAAGAGTTGAAGCGGGAgagaaatgacatcataaaaGAGCCTATTGAAGTCCCCAAACAGTTACTAACAGATGATGTAGTTGATGGTTCTCAAAGTGATGTCCAACATGATGACAGAAGTTCGACCGAAAAAGGGGCAAAAGGATTGAAGTCTATGAAACAAATGACAAAGGAAAtactaaaacttaaaaatattattaaggaGAGAGAAGATGAGATAGCTGATTgtcaaatgaaaatattgtctttagaagaacaacaacaaaaacaaaatgaactagttcaaacaaatttattaaatgaaaataaaataaaacatttgctGGAAGAAAACAGCAATCTAAAGAAACAGAATGAAGCAATAGTTAGTTCCTATAAAAAAGAAGATCAGGTAGAATACCaagaaattaatgaaaaattaaaaatggaaCTTCAACAAATTCAACAAGAATATAGTGCTGCACTCAGCACTCATGATTCAAAAATTCAAGATTTAGAACAACTACTTAAAGAgtatgaaaaacaaattttcaattataacAATACCTTGCAACAGAAAGATAAAGAAATTACggattatataaatcaaatcaccAAACTAAATGATTTATCTCATAAATTGAAGTCAACTATGGAACTTTTAGAACAAGAAAAAGCAAATGACCATAATGGTGAAGTTGTCAAGTCGCTTAACCAACAAATAGCTCTATATCAAAATGCATTGGCCGATTGTGAAGAAAAAATAAGAGTATTTGAAGAAGAAAAAGTTCAAATATTATCACTAAAAACTAAATTAGAAAATAGAAATACTATTTTAGAAAACGAGTTAGCAAAATTGACAGAAACTCTTAATGAAAAACTTAACTTAATCAAAGAGTTACAGGCCCAGACACAAAAGTATAAAGATGAATATGAAAAGGTTAGTAAAGAAGCTAAGGACAAAGATGAAGAAATTcatgaaattaaattacaattgcGAAAAGAATCAATAGAGAACGAAAAGCTGCGAATCAGCTTGCAAGAAAAAGAAAACCTTGTTTTAGAAATCAATAAGCAATATGAGGAAGCCAAAGAAAAGTTAGAAGTAACATTTAAAGATAAAGGTGATTTTTTAGCActtgaaaataagaataaggaattattagaaaagttgaaaaaatttGCAGCTAATATTAAGAAAAGAACAGTAATGTATTCTGATTTAGAAAAACAGTATAATAATTTGCAAAGTCAACTTGAATTAAAGAATGAAAAGTATGAAGAAGCAATAATACAAGTCGAAGCAATTCCAGCATTGcaggaaaaattaaaatttgcagATCAGGAACTTAATCGGCTACAAACTGAAAGAAGCCTGTTGAATAATAGTTTGCATGATGTGGAGGAACAACTTACtagtttacaaaataaatacattaccCTAGAGGATGAAATAGTAAGTTATAAAGAATCAGTGAAAGCACTTAATGAAGTTATACTGGTAGCTAATGATGAAAAACAGCAGCTCGTTTTTAATATAGAGAGTTTAAACAATAAGCTGGCACAGACTGAGCTTGAGCaaagaaataatgcaaatattttaacaaaaatttctTGTTTAGAAAGTGATTTGGTTGAAAAACAGCAGCAAATTTCTGAATTAACAAAACAACTGCAATGTCAAGAGCAAAACTTCAATCAGTTACAATATAGCCATGATGCTAAAGTTCAAGAGAGAGACATGTATATTGAAAACTTGCAAATAGAAAATGAAAAGTATAAGAATCGCATTTGTCGTCTTGAAGAGAGTATATCTATTATGGAAAACAGAAGACAATCTCTAGAACGGAAAGCTGATCAATTAGATACACTATTGCAAGATAAACAAAAAGCATATAATGAATATACAACTCAGGAAGACGAGCTAATTTGTCGATTGGCAGTTCTCATGGACCATGATAGAGTTGTAGAGAAGCAACTTCAggaaatagaaaaagataataaAGATCTAATAATTAAGATCCAACACCTAAATGAGGAATTACAAAATTTGGGGACTGCATATGCAGAATTACAACATCATAGTAATAACCTGGAAATGAAAGTAGCAAAATTAGATGATTTAGAAGCTGAAGCGTTATCTTACCGTGCCTCATCTGAAAATCAAGAGACATGTCTTAAAAAGTTGTCTATTGAACATCAAAACCTTTTGTCACTGAAGAAAAAGGAAATCGACGATTTGGAATCTGAATTCAACACTCAAATTGAAGAAACtgttaaagaaaaaaaagttcTTGGAGAGAAATATGAAAAACTTTGTGACCATGTCAGTAAATTAGAATTAGAAAACCAAGGCTACAGGTCTGCAATTGAAGACCTTCAATTGCAAATTCAGGAAGTatcattagaaaataaaaacctTATTCAAAATTCTACTTTAACAAGAGAAGCGCTTCCTGATTACACAGAACAGTATATAAGTGAAATCAATAGATTGAATGCTTTAGTTAATCAAAAATcgcttgaaataaataattatcaaaataaattggAAGATTTGTTATCAAATAATGATTCTTTGAAAGCAAACCTGGAAGGCAAAATAAACGAACTGTCGTCTAAACTTAATGAGTCCCTACAACGACTTGAAGAAATGACCAAGGAATATGAGTCAACATCTGTAAAAAATATCGAACTTAATAACTTACTGACCCAAAAAGAAGATCAAATAAAACAGTTGATTGAAAAGAAAAAAGTAATGTTTGAAATGAATATCCCCAAAACTGAGGGAATGATGATAACCTCTACAATTGAGGAATTAGGCGATGAGCAAAAAATGCAAGACATAGAATACTTACAATCGCAAATAGTTTTTGAAACTGATAAACCTGACAAGCAGTTGGAGCCTGTTCTAATAAGGGAAACGAGAAATGTCGAAAATCAACCTTTACTAACCTCAACATTGGGAAGCGAAACATTAATAGAACCTCTAATTGTTCCTAAAAAAAGTTATCTTTGCTATAAAGGGGACGTTAGTGAAAACAAAGAAATAGATCCATTTAACTCAGAAGAAGGTTGGGGATTAGACGAACAAGAAGACACAAAATACTCTGATATAACTCCTGGGTTGACACGTTTAAGTCAAGAAATAGAACAACTAAAGGAggttaatgttaatttaaagaaaGAGCTTGAATTAGCTAATTCTAAATTGATGAAAGCCATCAAAAAGATAAAAGAACTAAAATCTTCAAATGATATGTTatcaaatgaattaaaaatatcaaaacaaatatcacattcaaatattttagataTGGCGATTGAGAGTGAGCTATCAACAAATCTTCAACAATTAGAGAAAAAAGTTCATGAGTTAAATGACACTCTTAACAGagagaaaaaagaaaaagaagcaCTTTCAAAACAGAATGAAGTGCTCAAAAACGGCCATGATAGACTAattgaaatgaaagaaaaattagACAGTGAGTTACAGCTATGGAAGTATAAATTCAAAGAGGCAAATGATAAAATATCAGATATTAATATAAGttcatttaataaaacttcTGATGAAgcaacaatattacaaacaacTATAAAAACTGACAGTCAATTGCAAGGCGATTTTGAaaaattggaaaaggaaaatgatGAACTACAGCTGGCTCTTGATAGTCTAAATAGCAAAAACAAAGAACTCTCAGATCATGTGGTAAAATTAGAAATCCAACTCAATAAAGTAAATGCAGACAAATTTAGTATTGAAGAATATAACTCACTCAGGCAACAGTTCGAAGagttacaaaataataacagtTATTTGTCTAATGAATTTAGTAAGTTGACCGATCAATACAACATGTTACAAAGTCAGCATAAAGATTTGTGTGAATATTGTGAAAATATAAAAGCAGACTGTATGTTACAAAACGATCAAAATGAATCGCTTCGTCAAGAAATAGAggtccttagaaatgaaaaagaaagcaATTCCGATCTTGTAAAATCACTTCAATCTGAAATAGAAAGATTACAAATCGAAATTATTAATCAATCtgaaaattcaaattcacaACTTAATGTTTTTAGCGAAAAACTTAGACTCTATGAAGTTGAAAATCAGGAACATATTCAAAACGAAAACAAACTGACTgagaaaaataaagaattggAAATTAAATTGGAGCAGCTCAATTTTGACAATTCAAGCTCACAAGTTAATATCATGaccgaaaaaataaaacaatatgaaTTTGAAGTTCAAGAACATATTAAAAACGAACTTAAACTAACTGAGAAAATTAAGGAATTAGAAATAAAAGTAAAGCAGCTAAATTCTGAGAATGATCAACTGCTATCTAATGTAACTGAACTTCAATCATCCATTTCAAGTGCTATGGACCAACGTGGATTTGAAATTGCAGAACTTTGGAAGCAACATTTGGCACAAAGAGAATCTGAATTCTTGAAAATTGAAGAAGATCTGAGAACACAACTTAGTGCGTCTGAAAGCAGATATGAACAGCTACTTGATAATGTCCAATCCTCCACACAGGAAGAAAccaataaaatagttatggtaGAACAGGTTACATCATTGCAATCTAAGTTACAAGAAAAAGAGGAACAACTTAATTCACTGAAAGAAAAATATGCAGATGTGATTAATCAGTTAGAAATGCTGCGATCAGACATAGAAGATGAAAAGGTCTTAAATGAGGAAAAATTGCTCACACTACAAGAAGAGCATGAGAAGattataaaagatttaaaactCGAAAACAAAATGCTTTTGGAGCAGCAATGTgacataaataacaatttacaaGTAGAATTAGCTGCTATAAAAACTGTGAATGATGACCTTAatcaaaaaatagaaaaactgaCGAAAGATTATGACATCAAAATTGTCGATTTatcaaaacaaattcaaattaaagaaAGTGAGATTTTCCATAAGACACATGATTATACGGTTATGCTTGCTGACAGAAATGCCGAATTCGAGAATGTCCGGAAACAATTGTTGGAGTACGAGAAGAAAGTTGAAGAGTTGTCATATGAAAGAGAATCTGAATTGGCTGTTTTACGCCTCAAGATGCATGAAAAAACGGAACATTACGAATCTTATGTAAAAGAACTTTTAGAAGAGAAGGAAAAATTAGCAGAAGCTGTAAACGCAAAGATTATAGAATGTACAACTCTTAATAAACAGATTGAAgagttgaataaaatattagaagagtatgtaaataaaacagCTGAGACACAAATGGTTTTGGAGAGCCAAGAATTGGAAATAGTAACCCTTAAGGATGAGATTGCAAGTATTCGTGAATTGACGAGATCACCGAGTAGTAAAATCGAAAAACATGTAGCTTTTGCTCCAGATACCAAAGAAAGTGCAAATGAAGGGCGTGAAGGTGTTCTGAATAAAGAGTTGTTAGATGGGGTTCCAAGAGCTGAGTTAGATTTAGCATTATACATGTTACATCAAAGAGATGTCCGCTGCGAGGAACTGACGATGGAACTTACTCAATTGTTAGAAGAAAGAGATACATTACAGCTCCGGCTATCAGATAGTTTGCGGTCATACGAAGACCTAAAATTGCGATATTCTGGCGCAGATATTTCTGCAGATTCAAGTGTAGACACAGTTCCTGAACTGCCGAGCTTCTCGATAGAAAAAGAGCATCCCATTGTTGATATCCATCGT
- the LOC126973842 gene encoding 39S ribosomal protein L28, mitochondrial yields MASSRIQVTARQLSKTLKKKSRFDIGIATELPAAYKKFWREWKLLKPAAVHFIPQEGKWKRDELTGETLPIQNIPLPLKHPAEIYEGIWGGEAVIKGFQKRDMHRRRVPHYWVPVLKRTVVKSEVLNTHLSVTVTDRTIKLINDHYGFDHYLLKTPACDLVSMLALKLKKQILSELMNGCPRYAHDPQKQKEIYEEYKTYLSSYTPEEIDWYGLTWPEALNKVAKIKEAANKPIPLKNVYRKNLVEKLKEAAIEAKTPTDDMSSTTSWLSKMNPFGKKDEA; encoded by the exons ATGGCATCATCTCGCATTCAG GTTACTGCGCGCCAGTTGTCCAAAACATTAAAGAAAAAGTCTAGGTTTGATATTGGTATTGCCACAGAGTTACCTGCTGCGTACAAAAAATTCTGGCGTGAATGGAAACTGCTGAAGCCAGCAGCTGTACATTTTATTCCTCAAGAAGGCAAATGGAAACGTGACGAGCTTACTGGAGAGACACTTCCAATTCAAAATATTCCTTTACCATTGAAACATCCAGCTGAAATCTATGAGGGAATATGGGGTGGAGAGGCTGTCATCAAAG ggTTTCAGAAACGGGATATGCATAGACGCCGTGTACCTCATTACTGGGTGCCGGTTCTGAAAAGAACTGTAGTCAAATCTGAGGTGTTAAATACTCATCTCTCAGTGACCGTAACTGACCGAACAATCAAGTTAATCAATGATCATTATGGCTTTGACCATTACTTGCTTAAGACACCAGCCTGTGATCTTGTTTCAATGCTGGccttgaaattaaaaaaacaaatcctGTCTGAATTGATGAATGGATGTCCAAGATATGCACATGATCCACAAAAGCAAAAAGAAATTTATGAGGAATATAAAACTTACCTGTCATct tATACACCTGAAGAAATAGACTGGTATGGCCTTACCTGGCCTGAGGCATTAAATAAGGTTGCAAAAATCAAGGAAGCCGCCAATAAACCAATACCATTAAAAAATGTGTATAGAAAAAATCTTGTTGAAAAACTAAAAGAAGCTGCTATTGAAGCTAAGACCCCAACAGATGATATgtc GAGTACCACTTCATGGCTGTCGAAAATGAATCCTTTTGGAAAAAAAGATGAAGCTTAG